One stretch of Eretmochelys imbricata isolate rEreImb1 chromosome 1, rEreImb1.hap1, whole genome shotgun sequence DNA includes these proteins:
- the LOC144259573 gene encoding olfactory receptor 52B2-like has protein sequence MSDLNSTKFSHLTFILVGIPGLEDWHTWIAIPFSLMYTVALLGNCVLMFLIATERSLQESMYFFLSMLAVTDLLLSTSTVPKMLAIFWFRAKEIAFESCLTQIFFVHFGFVAESAVLLAMAFDRYVAICDPLRYTTILTNAKTGKIAVAIVIRSFCIIVPVIFLLEWLPFCGSNVLPHSYCEHIGVARLACADITVNIWYGFAVPIVTVILDVVLIGISYALILRAVFRLPTKDARLKALSTCGSHVCIIILFYTPALFTVLTHRFGRHIPRHIPILLADLYVLIPPMLNPIVYGMKTKQIRVQAGCMFSQKWKWCRVPQMGC, from the coding sequence ATGTCTGATCTCAACAGCACAAAATTCAGCCATCTCACATTCATTCTCGTCGGCATCCCGGGCTTGGAGGACTGGCACACCTGGATCGCCATCCCCTTCTCTTTGATGTATACTGTTGCTCTCTTAGGGAACTGTGTTCTAATGTTCCTTATTGCAACAGAGCGCAGCCTCCAGGAatccatgtactttttcctctcCATGTTGGCGGTCACCGATTTATTATTATCTACTTCTACAGTGCCGAAAATGCTGGCCATCTTCTGGTTTAGGGCCAAGGAAATTGCTTTCGAGTCCTGCCTCACCCAGATTTTCTTTGTTCACTTTGGGTTTGTTGCCGAGTCGGCTGTCCTGCTGGCCATGGCGTTTGATCGGTACGTAGCCATCTGCGACCCCCTGAGATACACAACTATCCTCACCAATGCGAAGACTGGGAAAATCGCTGTGGCCATAGTCATCAGAAGCTTTTGTATAATTGTCCCCGTGATTTTTCTGCTTGAATGGCTGCCCTTCTGCGGAAGCAACGTCCTACCGCACTCATACTGTGAGCACATAGGGGTGGCCAGACTGGCCTGTGCAGACATAACCGTCAATATCTGGTATGGCTTTGCAGTGCCGATTGTAACCGTTATACTAGATGTTGTGCTTATTGGCATCTCTTATGCGCTGATCCTCAGGGCTGTCTTCAGGCTCCCCACCAAAGATGCCCGGCTCAAGGCTTTAAGCACCTGTGGCTCCCACGTCTGTATCATCATCTTGTTTTACACCCCAGCACTTTTCACAGTCCTAACCCACCGCTTTGGCCGTCATATCCCCCGTCACATTCCCATCCTGCTGGCCGATCTCTATGTGCTCATCccccccatgctaaaccccatTGTTTACGGGATGAAAACCAAGCAGATCCGGGTACAAGCGGGCTGCATGTTCTCGCAGAAGTGGAAATGGTGCCGAGTACCCCAGATGGGCTGCTAA